ACTCCAGATCATCCGCAGCCACCACTGGGGCACTGCGCCGGATAGCCGGTTCAGCAGCAACGGTCGGCAGGCAACGCTGTTCGGCATCTTCCTGACCCGAGAACAGCGGGCAGCGTCCAAACAGCTCCGCCACCCAGTCGACGAAAACCCGCACCGTAGGCGACAGATGCCGGTTATGCGGATACACCGCCGAGATCGGCAGCGGCGACGGCTGCCATTGCGACAACACCTCGACCAGTTCGCCGGAACGCAGATGAGGCAACGCCATAAACCGCGGCGCCTGCAGGAGACCCACCCCTTTCAGGCCGCTCGCGACGTAAGCTTCCGCGTCGTTCACGGCGATATTGCCGCGCATCTTCACATCGACGGTTTGCCCGTCGACGCCAAAGCTCAGATCCATCACGCGCCCGGTGCGGCCCAGGAAGTAGTTAACGGCGACATGATCCTGCAGATCTTCGATCGTCCGCGGCGTACCGCGTTGTTCGAGATAAAGCGGGCTCGCCACCGTCACGCGCTGAAACACCCCGATACGTCGCGCGACGAGACTCGAGTCCTGCAGGGTGCCAATGCGGATCACGCAGTCCACGCCTTCCTGAATCAGGTCGACGGGTTTGTCGCCGAAGCCCACCATCAGTTCGATGTCGGGGTAGCGCTCATGAAACTCGTCGATCTTGGGCATCACGACCAGCTTGCCGAGCGCGCTCGGCATATCGACGCGCAACTTGCCGCGCGGCGTCCTTCTCGCCTGCGACAAGGAGCTTTCCGTTTCCTCAATGTCCGCCAGGATGCGCACGCAACGTTCGTAATAAGCGGCGCCATCCGGCGTGAGGCTCAGGCGCCGGGTCGTGCGCTGTAACAGCCGTACTTTCAGATGCGCCTCGAGATTCTGGATGATCGTAGTAACCGACGCACGCGGCAGATCCAGCGTGTCCGCGGCACGCGAAAAGCTGTTCGTATCGACAACCCGCGTGAACACTTTCATTGCCTGAAGCCGGTCCATATTCCGATCCCTTTGAATTCTGACGTTTGCCCGTCTACCCGGGCAGAGTTTGCAAGGCCGGCGGCGCGATAAGCCGCGCACCATGAGCGCGCACGATAAAAATTCGTGATTTTCCACCAACCAATACGACTGTCCGTATTAAAATTGAACCGATAATGGATGTCAAGGATTCCCCTGGTATCCAGCGGGATAAGGTTCCGGCTTCTCCAGCGGCCGTTTCCGTTGACGCCCCAATATGGACGACCGTACAATTTCCTGACCATGCCAAGACCCTCACACCGCGGAAAAATCCTTACCGAAGGCCTCAAGGTTGTCCATGAACGAGGCTTCGCGGGCGCTAGCGTGCGTGACATCGTCCAGGCCGCGGGCGTTCCGCAAGGGTCGTTCACGAACCACTTTGCCTCCAAGGAAGCGTTCGGTCTCGAGGTTCTCGAGCTTTACTTCGCCAATAGCCGCCAGGTCCTGGACGAGACGCTGCGCAACGATGCGCTTGCGCCGCTCAAACGGCTGGGCGACTACATCGACTGGAACATCTCCCGCCTTTGCGTGAACCAGACGCGCAACGGTTGCCTGCTCGGCAAATTTGCCCTGGAGGCAAGCGACTACAGCGATGCGATTCGCCATCGCGTCGTGGAGATCTTCGCGGAGCAGCAGCAATGCCTCGAATACTGCCTGGCGTCGGCGGTTAAAGCAGGTGAATTGCCGGCGGATTTCGATTGCAATGATGTCGCTGGCTTTATCGTCGCCTCGCTTCAGGGCGCGTTTATGCTCGCCAAGGCACAACGCAGCGCGCAGCCGGTGGTCCGTTTCAGGCATGTCCTGTTTTCGAAAATCCTGCGCTGAAGAAACATACGGCGCGCCGCCGTATTCGCGGCGCTCGATGTCCTGCCCCGCGTAAAGATATCGTCGGCTCGCCGGCGTATCTGGCCGAGCGCGGCACGCCTGCCACGCCGGAAGATCTGCTGAACCACGCCTGTCTGCAGCATCGCTTTCAGTCGACCGGCAAGCTGCGTGCCTGGCTTCACCGTACGCGAACCATTGCGACGTGGAACACTCGTGCATGTGCTGCAAGAACTGCCCGGCAATCCCGGTGTACTGCGAGCGTTATGGCCTTCCGGCCGGCATCTCTCGCCGAAGATTCGTGTCTTCGTGGACTTTATGGGCGAGCACCTGTTTCCCTCCTCAGACGCCAGGCAACAAGACGGCTCGCCGGTTGAGTTTCGTTAAATCTTTTAGACTCACGACATTCACCATAAGGAGACGAGCAATGAGCGATCTGAGCAATCCGTCGGCAGAAGCGTCGGGTACTTTCAAACTGGGCGGCGAAGTCGAGATCCATCGTCTGGGATACGGCGCCATGCGCATTACGGGCCCGGGTATCTGGGGACCGCCTGACCATCCGGCCGAGGCAGTGCGCACATTGCAGAGCCTGCGCGAGCTCGGCGTGAATTTCATCGATACGGCGGACTCTTACGGCCCCGATGTGTCCGAGCAGCTCATCCGCGAAGCGTTGCATCCGTACACCGATCTGCTGATTGCGACGAAGGCCGGGCTGCATCGACCAGGACCGGATCGCTGGGAGCCGGATGGCCGTCCGGAACATCTGCGGCAGAGGCTGCAGAAGAGCCTGCAGAATCTGGGCGTCGAGCAGATTGCTCTATGGCAACTGCATCGGATCGATCCGAAGGTGCCGCGCGACGAACAGTTCGATGCAGTCCGTTCGTTGCAGAACGAGGGGTTGATCCGCTTTGCCGGCTTGAGCGAAGTATCGGTCGACGACATTCAGGCTGCCTCGAAGTATTTCAAGGTCGCGACGGTGCAGAACCGCTACAACCTGTCCGATCGCGCCAGCGAGGACGTGCTCGAACACTGCGAAAAACACGGCATCGGTTTTATTCCTTGGTATCCGCTCGCAGCCGGCAGTCTGACGCAAGCGGACTCGCCGCTACAAAAAATGGCGGCCGCACGCAACGTCAGCGCGGGCCAGATTGCACTGGCGTGGCTGCTCAAGCGCAGCCCTGTGATGTTGCCGATTCCGGGGACGTCGAAGCGCACCCATCTTCGCGAGAATGTGGCCGCCGCGGAGATCAGTCTGAGCGATCGGGAGTTCGCTGAACTGGAAGCGCTGCGCTAATCACGTAAAGCCGTGCCGCGTCGGCAAGCAAAGCCCGGGCACGGATAAAGGAGCCGCGAACACCGCGGCTCCTTTGCTTCAAGCAGTACTTCAAGCGGCACTCTTCACGCCGTAACGCGCAGCCGGCTCACTGCGGGACAGGTTCGGTCCCAGCGCGGCGCGCGCCGCTTCGAACGCGGCCCAGTCGGCCGCATCGGGCAGCGACGGAACCGTGGCCAGTTCGCCCTGATCCAGTCCCGCGAGCGCTGCGTCGACGAGATCGTCCGCGCTCATCACGATGCTCTGCGGCAGGTTCTCAACGGGGTGGCCCGCGACGTCCCAGAACTCGGTGCGAGTCGCACCTGGCAGCACCGCTTGCACGCGGACACCCTTCGCCGCCAGCTCATGGTGCAACGACTGGCTGAACGCCAGCACGAATGCCTTGGTGCCGCCGTACACGCCGTTCAGGATTTCCGGCGCCACCGCCACGATCGAAGCAATATTGACGATCGTGCCCGTTCCCCGCGCGACGAACGCCGGCGCAATCGCATACGTCAGCCGCGTAAGCGAAGTGACGTTCAGATCGATCATCGCTTCCATGGTGTCCACGTCGGAAACGAGCAGCGGGCCGGCACCGCCGATCCCTGCATTGTTCACCAGCATCGTGATGCTCGAATCGCTGCGCAGAATCTCTTCGATGCGCCGCACGTCGGCCTTGTTACCCAAGTCCGCTGCAACCACTTCGATCGAACGGCCCGTCGCGCTCGTCAGACGATTAGCCAGCTTGTCGAGCCGTTCGCGGTTGCGCGCCACCAGAATCAGATCGTAACCGCGGTGGGCAAGGCGATCTGCGTAAATCGCACCAATTCCGGAAGAAGCGCCGGTAATCAACGCTGTGCCCTTGTGTGTCGTGTCGTTCATCAACTTTCTCCGTTAGCGCCAACCCATGTCGGCCTGCATGGAACGAAGATTAAGCGTAGACTCGGAAGTCTCAAATGTCATAGATGCCACTTTTTAGGACATCACTTTGACCATCGGTGCGAAACGCCCAGGGAATCCATCATGTTGCGTATTGGAATCGTGCTGTACCACGGCTTCCAGGTCATCAACCTGGCTGTCACGACGGTCTTTGAATTTGCCAACGTGACGGCTAGCGAGCCCCTCTATGAGTTCGTGCTGCTGTCCGAGCATGGCGGCCCAGTGCAGACCTCGACCGGCTTCGCGGTCGAGACGCAGCCATTCGACGACAGCCGTTTCGATACCGTGCTGGTGGTCGGCGATAACGAAGTGATCGAACCCGGCGCAGCACTGATCGCCTTTTTGCAGCGCTCGGCGCAGACCTCGCGGCGCATCGGCTCGACCTGCACTGGTGCGTTCAATCTTGCGCAAGCGGGTCTGCTCGACGGACGACGCGCAACCACCCACTGGTTTTTCGCGGCGCGCCTGCGTCAGGACTACCCCGCGGTGAAGCTGGAGGAAGACCGCATTTTTATCATCGACGGCCCGGTGTGGACCTCTGCGGGCATGACGGCGTGCATCGATCTGGCGCTGGCACTCGTTGAAAAAGATGCTGGGGCCGAGATCGCGCGACTGGTGGCGAAGAAACTCGTCGTCTATCACCGACGCGCGGGCGGCCAGTCGCAGTATTCAGCGCTGCTCGAGCTGGAGCCGCGCTCCGACCGGATTCAGATGGCGCTCGCCTATGCGAAACAGAATCTTCATACCGAACTGTCGGTCGAGCAGCTTGCCGAAGCGGCCCATTTGAGTCCACGGCAATTCAGCCGCGCGTTTCGGGCGGAGACCGGCCAATCGCCGGCAAAGGCGGTCGAGCATCTGCGCATCGAGGCGGCGCGTCTGATGCTCGAGTCGGGTCTGCATCCCATTGAAGTCGTGGCGCGCGATACCGGCTTTGGCGATCGCGAACGGATGCGGCGCGCGTTCCTGCGCGCGTTCGGGCAACCGCCACAGGTGATACGGCGCGCTTCGCGCGGCGATGAATCGCGCCATTTGTGACACCCATGTCCGCAATGTTCGGAACGTGAGCCTGTTTTTCCCGCTGCACGATCGGCATAGAGTTCTCGTCAAGGCAACGGACTTTCCACACTCTCAGGCAAAAACCTGGCGGAACGTCCACCGTGCTAAACCAGATCTCAAGCAGAGGGAATCATGTCCAAACTCTTTACCGGCGTTCGAGTCGGCCCATATGAATTCGCGCACCGCGTGGTGCTCGCTCCGCTCACGCGCATGCGCGCCGAAGACGGCGCCAAACCAGGCCCTCTGATGGCCGAATACTACGCGCAACGTACTTCCGAAGGGGCATTGCTGATCAGCGAAGCCACTATCGCCGCTGCGAACGGCAACGGTTATCTTGGCGCACCGGGTCTCTTCGACGACAGCCAGATCGCCGGCTGGCGCCTTGTGACCGATGCTGTGCATGCCAAGGGTGGCAAGATCTTTCTACAGCTCTATCACGCCGAGCGGCTCGTGGGGCGATATGTCGGACAGCGATCCGGTTGGCCTTTTCAGTTACGTGGCAGAGCAACTGGACAAGCTGGATCTGGCTTACCTGCATCTGATCGAACCGCGGGTGCTGGGGAATGTCGACGATGAAAGCAAGGATCAGCGCCCAGTGGCGGCACAACTGATCCGCCAGCATTACAAAGGCACGATTATCGCGGCGGGTGGCTTCAAGGGCGATACGGCCGAGGCTATCGTCAAGGCTGGCGACGCGGACCTGGTTGCCTTCGGACGGGACTTCATCGCCAACCCGGATCTGCCTGCGCGTCTACGTGACAAGCTGCCGCTGAATCCGTACGATCGCCCGACCTTCTTCGGCGGCACGGAAGCCGGCTATACCGACTATCCGTTTTATAGTGAGGAAGCCTTAGCGGTCTGAAAGCGCGGAGGATACCGGTGAGGCGGCGGTGACGGCACAGAACTGCCTCACCGCCGTCGCCTCCCCGGCGGCGCTACCCGAGAATCGACTCAAGACTGCGGCAGCCCGACCACGTACATCCCACCCTGAAACTGCTGCGCGGGATCGTCGAATTCCTCAGTCGGCGCCTGAACCGGAAACAGCCCATCGAACTCGGCGGAACTGTCCTGCGGCCGATAACCCAAAAACGCAGCCTTGCTGTTATCCCACCACAAGACCCGGTTGTTCGACACGCCGTACACAATCGCATGCCCCACGCGATTCGTGAACAGCGAGCAGCGCACCAGTTCGATAAAGTCGCGGTAGCTCAGATAGGTCACCAGCATGCGCGGGTTTTTCGGTGCTTCGAACGAAGAACCGATCCGCATGCACACCGTCTCCAGACCGAAGCGGTCGAAGTAGTAGCGCGACAGCGATTCGCCAAAGCACTTCGTCACGCCATAGAGACTATCCGGACGCAGCGGGGAATCCGCATCGAGCACAGACGTGGTTGGATGAAAGCCGATTGCGTGATTGGAGCTCGCAAACAGCACGCGCTTCACGCCATGCTTCTGCGCCGCGGCGTACAGGTTGTAGACGCCGCGAATATTCGCTTCGAGAAGATCGTCGAAGCGCGCATCCGTGGAGATGCCGCCCAGATGCACGACAGCATCGACGCCCTCGAGCAACGCGTCCACCGCTGCACGGTCTGCAAGATCGAGCACGACGTGCTCTTCGTGCGCAGCCGCTTCGCCCATTGGCGCGATATCGGACAGACGCACCACATCCGCCCATTGCGCCAGCGCGCCGCGCAACTGCCGGCCGAGATTGCCGGCCGCACCGGTCAACAAAAGCCGTTTAAAGGGCTTACCCGTCGATTCCTGCTGATTGCTCATCCTGCGACTTCTCCGATTCTGCCACCGCCGTCCAGCAGGCCGTGGCCGGACAGAGGTAGCGGTTGCTTATGCGCGTGCCGCGTCGGCACCGCGCGGAACTGCATCGGCGGCGCGCTGCTGCGGCTCGGCCGGTTCTTTCAACACGAGCCATACTACGACGGCCCCGATAAGATCGAAACAGGCGAGCGAGACAAACAGCGGGTCATAACCGACCAGCGCCACCAGTACACCCACCGCCA
The sequence above is drawn from the Paraburkholderia phenazinium genome and encodes:
- a CDS encoding TetR/AcrR family transcriptional regulator is translated as MPRPSHRGKILTEGLKVVHERGFAGASVRDIVQAAGVPQGSFTNHFASKEAFGLEVLELYFANSRQVLDETLRNDALAPLKRLGDYIDWNISRLCVNQTRNGCLLGKFALEASDYSDAIRHRVVEIFAEQQQCLEYCLASAVKAGELPADFDCNDVAGFIVASLQGAFMLAKAQRSAQPVVRFRHVLFSKILR
- a CDS encoding SDR family NAD(P)-dependent oxidoreductase, with product MNDTTHKGTALITGASSGIGAIYADRLAHRGYDLILVARNRERLDKLANRLTSATGRSIEVVAADLGNKADVRRIEEILRSDSSITMLVNNAGIGGAGPLLVSDVDTMEAMIDLNVTSLTRLTYAIAPAFVARGTGTIVNIASIVAVAPEILNGVYGGTKAFVLAFSQSLHHELAAKGVRVQAVLPGATRTEFWDVAGHPVENLPQSIVMSADDLVDAALAGLDQGELATVPSLPDAADWAAFEAARAALGPNLSRSEPAARYGVKSAA
- a CDS encoding LysR family transcriptional regulator, which produces MDRLQAMKVFTRVVDTNSFSRAADTLDLPRASVTTIIQNLEAHLKVRLLQRTTRRLSLTPDGAAYYERCVRILADIEETESSLSQARRTPRGKLRVDMPSALGKLVVMPKIDEFHERYPDIELMVGFGDKPVDLIQEGVDCVIRIGTLQDSSLVARRIGVFQRVTVASPLYLEQRGTPRTIEDLQDHVAVNYFLGRTGRVMDLSFGVDGQTVDVKMRGNIAVNDAEAYVASGLKGVGLLQAPRFMALPHLRSGELVEVLSQWQPSPLPISAVYPHNRHLSPTVRVFVDWVAELFGRCPLFSGQEDAEQRCLPTVAAEPAIRRSAPVVAADDLELAV
- a CDS encoding aldo/keto reductase; protein product: MSDLSNPSAEASGTFKLGGEVEIHRLGYGAMRITGPGIWGPPDHPAEAVRTLQSLRELGVNFIDTADSYGPDVSEQLIREALHPYTDLLIATKAGLHRPGPDRWEPDGRPEHLRQRLQKSLQNLGVEQIALWQLHRIDPKVPRDEQFDAVRSLQNEGLIRFAGLSEVSVDDIQAASKYFKVATVQNRYNLSDRASEDVLEHCEKHGIGFIPWYPLAAGSLTQADSPLQKMAAARNVSAGQIALAWLLKRSPVMLPIPGTSKRTHLRENVAAAEISLSDREFAELEALR
- a CDS encoding GlxA family transcriptional regulator, producing the protein MLRIGIVLYHGFQVINLAVTTVFEFANVTASEPLYEFVLLSEHGGPVQTSTGFAVETQPFDDSRFDTVLVVGDNEVIEPGAALIAFLQRSAQTSRRIGSTCTGAFNLAQAGLLDGRRATTHWFFAARLRQDYPAVKLEEDRIFIIDGPVWTSAGMTACIDLALALVEKDAGAEIARLVAKKLVVYHRRAGGQSQYSALLELEPRSDRIQMALAYAKQNLHTELSVEQLAEAAHLSPRQFSRAFRAETGQSPAKAVEHLRIEAARLMLESGLHPIEVVARDTGFGDRERMRRAFLRAFGQPPQVIRRASRGDESRHL
- a CDS encoding NAD-dependent epimerase/dehydratase family protein encodes the protein MSNQQESTGKPFKRLLLTGAAGNLGRQLRGALAQWADVVRLSDIAPMGEAAAHEEHVVLDLADRAAVDALLEGVDAVVHLGGISTDARFDDLLEANIRGVYNLYAAAQKHGVKRVLFASSNHAIGFHPTTSVLDADSPLRPDSLYGVTKCFGESLSRYYFDRFGLETVCMRIGSSFEAPKNPRMLVTYLSYRDFIELVRCSLFTNRVGHAIVYGVSNNRVLWWDNSKAAFLGYRPQDSSAEFDGLFPVQAPTEEFDDPAQQFQGGMYVVGLPQS